A stretch of Cellulosilyticum sp. I15G10I2 DNA encodes these proteins:
- the nspC gene encoding carboxynorspermidine decarboxylase, whose product MNIDFNALPSPCYVVDERLLKKNLETLKYVQDQTGCRILLALKGFSMFAAFPLIEKYLAGITASSLFEAKLGYEEMGKEVHIYAPAYRDDEFNEIMQYSDHIVFNSFNQWSKYKELVKSKGSKKIECGIRINPEYSEIETDIYNPCFKHSRLGVTLANFKPEELDGIDGLHFHTMCEQNSDTLERTIKVVDEKFGAYIKKMKWINFGGGHHITRPDYDIEILIRSIMFIKNKYGVDVYLEPGEAVALNTGYLVTTVLDTIDNDMNLAILDTSAACHMPDVLEMPYRPQIIDAGMPSEYAYTYRFGGPTCLAGDVIGDYSFKQPLKPGDKLVFCDMAHYTMVKNNTFNGINLPSIALFSETEGTKVVKQFDYKDYKSRLS is encoded by the coding sequence ATGAATATAGATTTTAATGCACTGCCATCACCTTGCTATGTGGTTGATGAAAGATTGCTGAAGAAAAACCTTGAGACTTTAAAATATGTTCAGGATCAAACGGGATGTCGCATTCTGCTTGCACTAAAAGGGTTCTCAATGTTTGCTGCATTTCCTTTGATAGAGAAATATTTAGCAGGCATCACAGCAAGCTCTTTATTTGAAGCAAAGCTAGGTTATGAAGAAATGGGAAAAGAAGTTCATATTTACGCACCTGCGTATAGAGATGATGAGTTTAATGAGATCATGCAGTATAGTGATCATATCGTATTTAATTCTTTTAATCAATGGAGTAAGTATAAAGAGCTGGTTAAAAGTAAAGGGTCTAAAAAAATAGAATGTGGTATACGTATCAATCCAGAATATTCAGAAATAGAAACAGATATTTATAATCCTTGTTTTAAGCATTCTCGACTAGGTGTAACGCTGGCTAACTTTAAACCAGAAGAACTTGATGGTATTGATGGTCTTCACTTTCATACTATGTGTGAACAAAATTCAGATACACTTGAACGTACTATTAAAGTAGTAGATGAGAAATTTGGTGCGTATATAAAAAAAATGAAGTGGATTAATTTTGGAGGAGGGCATCATATTACACGGCCTGACTACGATATTGAAATACTTATACGTTCTATTATGTTTATTAAGAATAAGTATGGGGTAGATGTATACTTAGAGCCGGGAGAGGCAGTGGCTTTAAACACAGGATATCTTGTTACCACAGTCCTTGATACAATTGATAATGATATGAATCTTGCTATTTTGGATACTTCGGCAGCATGTCATATGCCAGATGTACTTGAAATGCCTTATAGGCCGCAGATTATTGATGCTGGCATGCCAAGTGAATATGCGTATACTTATAGATTTGGAGGACCAACTTGCTTAGCCGGAGATGTTATTGGAGATTATTCTTTTAAGCAACCGTTAAAACCTGGAGATAAGCTTGTTTTTTGTGATATGGCACACTATACAATGGTTAAAAACAATACTTTTAATGGGATAAATCTGCCGTCCATTGCATTATTTAGTGAGACTGAAGGGACAAAGGTAGTTAAACAATTTGATTATAAAGATTATAAGTCTCGTTTATCTTAG
- a CDS encoding saccharopine dehydrogenase family protein — protein sequence MGKALIIGAGGVASVVVHKCCQNPEIFEEICIASRTVSKCDALKDKLAGGVTKIRTAQLDADDTDAIIALIKDFGPDIVINVALPYQDLTIMDACLATKVDYVDTANYEPLDTAKFEYKWQWAYRERFEKAGVTALLGSGFDPGVTGVFSAYAAKHYFDEIHYIDILDANGGDHGYPFATNFNPEINIREITANGSYIENGKWVETEPLEIKRVYDFDGIGEKNMYLLHHEELESLAVNIKGIKRIRFWMTFSDNYINHLKVLENVGMTSIEPINFEGKQIVPLQFLKAVLPDPASLGPRTKGKTNIGCIMQGIKDGKPKTYYVYNICDHEACYREVGSQAISYTTGVPAMIGAMLVMTGKWKKPGVYNVEEFDPDPFMEALNKHGLPWQEDFSPTLVD from the coding sequence ATGGGAAAAGCTTTAATTATTGGTGCTGGAGGAGTTGCTAGCGTTGTTGTTCATAAATGTTGTCAAAATCCAGAGATCTTTGAGGAGATTTGTATAGCAAGCCGCACAGTTTCAAAATGTGATGCTTTAAAAGATAAGTTAGCTGGTGGTGTTACTAAAATTCGTACAGCGCAGTTAGATGCTGATGACACTGATGCGATCATAGCTTTAATCAAGGATTTTGGACCTGATATCGTTATTAATGTTGCACTTCCTTATCAAGACCTAACTATTATGGATGCATGCCTCGCAACGAAGGTTGACTATGTCGATACAGCAAATTATGAACCGCTTGATACAGCTAAGTTTGAATATAAATGGCAGTGGGCATACCGTGAAAGATTTGAAAAAGCAGGTGTTACGGCACTACTAGGAAGTGGTTTTGATCCTGGTGTTACGGGAGTATTTAGTGCATATGCTGCAAAACATTACTTTGATGAGATTCATTATATTGATATTCTTGATGCAAATGGCGGAGATCATGGTTATCCATTTGCAACAAACTTTAACCCGGAAATTAATATTCGTGAGATTACTGCAAATGGAAGTTATATAGAAAATGGTAAATGGGTAGAAACTGAGCCGTTAGAAATTAAACGTGTCTATGATTTTGACGGCATAGGCGAAAAGAATATGTATCTTTTACACCATGAAGAATTAGAATCACTGGCTGTAAATATAAAAGGCATTAAACGCATTAGATTTTGGATGACCTTTTCAGATAATTACATCAATCATTTAAAAGTACTTGAGAATGTGGGAATGACTTCTATTGAACCTATAAATTTTGAAGGTAAGCAAATTGTTCCTTTACAGTTTTTAAAAGCAGTTCTCCCAGACCCAGCATCACTTGGACCTAGAACAAAAGGTAAGACGAATATAGGTTGTATTATGCAAGGGATCAAAGACGGTAAACCTAAAACTTATTATGTTTACAATATATGTGATCATGAGGCATGCTACAGAGAAGTTGGATCACAGGCTATTTCATATACTACAGGTGTGCCTGCCATGATCGGAGCTATGCTCGTTATGACAGGGAAATGGAAAAAACCAGGGGTTTATAATGTAGAAGAATTTGATCCAGATCCATTTATGGAAGCTTTAAATAAGCATGGACTACCATGGCAAGAAGATTTTTCGCCTACTCTAGTTGATTGA
- the aguB gene encoding N-carbamoylputrescine amidase, translating to MRKVKVAATQMSCSCNIDENINKAEALVREAAKKGAQIILLQELFETPYFCQKEKSDYYKYATELAQNKAINHFKKIAQELKVVLPISFYEKKNYARYNALAVIDADGEVLGTYRKSHIPDGPGYEEKFYFNPGDTGFKVWSTRYGKIGVGICWDQWYPEAARCMTLMGAEILFYPTAIGSEPQDGSIDSKDHWQTCMLGHAAANLVPVIASNRIGVEEDDDSKITFYGSSFIAGAQGNKVAEADRIEESILVAEFDLDQLESQRIEWGIFRDRRPDLYKIITSYDGELIIK from the coding sequence ATGAGAAAAGTTAAAGTAGCAGCAACTCAGATGAGCTGTTCTTGTAATATTGATGAAAATATTAATAAAGCAGAGGCTCTTGTAAGAGAAGCTGCCAAAAAGGGTGCGCAAATAATTCTGTTACAGGAACTTTTTGAAACGCCTTATTTCTGTCAAAAGGAAAAATCTGATTATTATAAATATGCTACAGAGCTTGCGCAAAATAAAGCTATCAATCATTTTAAAAAGATTGCCCAAGAACTTAAAGTAGTCCTGCCTATTAGTTTTTATGAGAAGAAAAATTATGCGAGATACAATGCACTAGCAGTCATTGATGCTGATGGAGAAGTACTAGGCACTTATAGAAAAAGTCATATTCCCGATGGCCCGGGCTATGAAGAAAAATTTTACTTTAATCCAGGAGATACTGGTTTTAAAGTATGGTCTACACGTTATGGTAAGATTGGTGTGGGAATATGCTGGGATCAATGGTATCCAGAAGCTGCTAGGTGTATGACACTAATGGGGGCTGAAATATTATTTTATCCAACAGCCATTGGGTCTGAGCCTCAAGATGGTTCTATAGATTCTAAAGATCACTGGCAAACCTGTATGCTTGGTCATGCTGCTGCGAATTTGGTACCTGTTATTGCATCGAATCGTATTGGTGTAGAGGAAGACGATGATTCAAAGATTACATTCTATGGATCATCTTTTATTGCAGGAGCCCAGGGCAATAAGGTAGCGGAGGCAGACCGTATAGAAGAAAGTATCCTCGTTGCAGAGTTCGATCTTGACCAGCTAGAGTCCCAACGTATTGAATGGGGCATATTTAGAGACCGTCGCCCTGATTTATATAAAATTATTACATCTTATGATGGTGAGTTAATTATAAAATAA
- a CDS encoding agmatine deiminase family protein, producing the protein MKDNCIKKNIKYNADEERYAMYPKDFNYKMPAEWTSHERTFVSWPVQESMCYPEDHKRVCEGYRALIEAIAEFEPVTVIVNPDEIDQVKSLFEAPQITFLPIAHNDAWLRDNGPTFLCDDKGNRAGVNWRFNAWGGKYTPWDLDDQVAPKILKSFNIKCFDAPFVMEGGSIHVDGEGTLITTEECLLNPNRNPNLTREQIEEYLKHYLNIEKVIWLKRGLSGDETDGHVDNIACFAKPGKILIQVCNDPKDENYEITKENLKILENATDAKGRKFEIILIQQPPMRKYNEERLTLSYLNFYFVNKGIILPTFGESATETDHMAEQILSVLFPERRIRTIDGMAIIKEGGNVHCTTQQMSMGKND; encoded by the coding sequence ATGAAAGATAATTGTATAAAAAAGAATATAAAATATAATGCTGATGAAGAGAGGTATGCTATGTATCCAAAAGATTTTAACTATAAAATGCCTGCCGAATGGACGAGCCACGAGCGCACATTTGTATCATGGCCTGTTCAGGAATCTATGTGTTATCCGGAAGACCATAAGCGTGTTTGTGAGGGCTACAGGGCACTTATTGAAGCAATTGCAGAATTTGAGCCTGTGACAGTGATTGTCAATCCTGATGAGATAGACCAGGTAAAATCACTTTTTGAGGCACCGCAGATCACATTTTTGCCTATTGCGCATAATGATGCATGGCTCAGAGATAATGGCCCTACATTTTTATGTGATGATAAAGGAAACAGAGCTGGTGTTAATTGGCGCTTTAATGCATGGGGGGGAAAATATACCCCTTGGGATTTAGATGATCAGGTTGCCCCTAAAATACTTAAATCCTTTAATATTAAATGTTTTGATGCGCCGTTTGTCATGGAGGGAGGCTCTATCCATGTGGATGGGGAAGGTACACTTATAACTACAGAAGAATGCTTGCTAAATCCAAATAGAAATCCTAATCTAACAAGAGAACAGATTGAAGAGTATTTAAAGCATTATTTAAATATAGAAAAAGTGATTTGGCTTAAACGTGGTTTAAGCGGTGACGAAACAGATGGACACGTAGACAATATCGCTTGTTTTGCTAAACCCGGTAAAATACTTATACAGGTTTGTAATGACCCAAAGGATGAGAATTATGAAATTACCAAGGAGAACCTTAAAATATTAGAAAATGCAACAGATGCAAAAGGGCGGAAGTTTGAGATTATCCTTATACAACAGCCTCCAATGAGAAAATATAATGAAGAAAGATTAACCCTAAGTTATCTAAACTTCTATTTTGTAAATAAGGGTATTATATTACCAACTTTTGGAGAGAGTGCCACAGAAACTGACCACATGGCAGAACAAATATTAAGTGTTCTTTTTCCCGAAAGAAGGATTCGCACAATCGATGGCATGGCTATTATTAAAGAGGGTGGAAATGTGCACTGTACAACCCAACAGATGAGTATGGGGAAAAATGATTAA
- the sfsA gene encoding DNA/RNA nuclease SfsA, whose translation MKLNYDIYYGTFIHRPNRFIAVIKRKDEELIAHVPNTGRLKELLLPGAEVMLSYHPNPLRKTKYELRMIKKGMHWISIDSQLPNALASEAISAGIIKELMDYPLLKREVVYGNSRFDIQLSGKDTCFVEVKGVTLEKEGWSYFPDAPTERGRKHIDEMIQAVQNGHRGVLLFVVQLNTAKGFSPNSLMDPAFAQKIVEASNAGVEILAYRCVISPEEVNIVEKIPVSFQMP comes from the coding sequence ATGAAATTAAATTACGACATTTATTATGGCACTTTCATCCATCGCCCCAATCGGTTTATTGCAGTTATTAAAAGAAAAGACGAAGAACTCATTGCACATGTTCCAAATACGGGCCGTTTAAAAGAGCTATTGTTGCCCGGCGCGGAGGTAATGCTCTCATACCATCCCAACCCTTTAAGAAAAACCAAATATGAGCTACGTATGATCAAGAAGGGTATGCACTGGATTTCAATAGACTCTCAGCTTCCAAATGCACTAGCTTCAGAAGCAATATCCGCAGGTATTATTAAAGAACTTATGGACTATCCTCTGCTCAAAAGAGAAGTAGTTTACGGCAATAGCCGCTTTGACATTCAACTCAGTGGTAAAGATACGTGCTTCGTTGAGGTTAAAGGTGTGACCCTCGAAAAAGAAGGCTGGAGCTATTTTCCTGATGCGCCCACAGAACGCGGCCGTAAACATATTGATGAGATGATCCAAGCCGTCCAAAACGGTCATCGAGGCGTATTGCTCTTTGTTGTTCAATTAAATACTGCTAAAGGATTTAGCCCCAACAGCCTTATGGATCCGGCTTTTGCCCAAAAAATCGTGGAAGCTTCAAATGCAGGCGTAGAGATTCTTGCTTATCGCTGTGTCATATCTCCAGAAGAAGTTAATATAGTAGAAAAAATCCCCGTTTCTTTCCAAATGCCGTAA
- a CDS encoding TrkH family potassium uptake protein — MNVAMVSKNLGTLLIFEILAMFPAMIVSLIYKESAFWAFLYTMIILLIIGLVLFMIKPKSKSIYAREGFAIVAIGWILMSFFGALPFYFSGAIPSLVDSFFESSSGFTTTGASILTEIEGLAKGILFWRSFTHWVGGIGVLVLAMAILPSAGAQSMQMMKAESPGPNPGRLVPKVKETAKILFSIYLLITVIEIILLMFAGMPFYDALVHTFGTVGTGGFSSKNLSIGGYNNIMVEIIITVFMLMCGANFGLYYHALKGNFKVLFKDEEFKLYVTIVTISIIVITLNIYGEVYHTVKESVRYAAFQVASIITTTGYATADFDTWPVFSKLILLFIMFIGGCAGSTGGGMKHIRILLLFKAAKRNFLKIVHPRAVDSVRIGGRAVDEQALSEVLGFFFIYIIIFCCAVLIVALDGKSIVTTLSSVVATIANIGPGLEIVGPAGNFSSFSVLSKITLSFCMIIGRLEIYPILLLVMPKFWSK; from the coding sequence ATGAACGTCGCAATGGTATCAAAAAATTTGGGGACATTATTAATATTTGAAATATTAGCTATGTTTCCAGCTATGATCGTTTCGCTTATCTATAAAGAAAGCGCATTTTGGGCCTTTTTATATACAATGATTATATTGCTCATTATAGGCCTAGTATTATTCATGATCAAGCCAAAAAGTAAAAGTATTTATGCCAGAGAGGGTTTTGCTATTGTTGCCATAGGATGGATACTCATGTCCTTTTTTGGTGCACTGCCTTTTTACTTTAGCGGAGCGATTCCCTCTTTGGTAGATAGCTTTTTTGAATCAAGTTCAGGCTTTACAACTACAGGTGCAAGTATACTTACTGAAATAGAGGGCTTAGCAAAAGGCATACTATTTTGGAGAAGTTTTACCCATTGGGTAGGCGGGATAGGGGTATTAGTTTTAGCGATGGCCATACTCCCTTCAGCAGGGGCGCAGAGCATGCAGATGATGAAGGCAGAGAGTCCAGGGCCTAATCCAGGAAGACTAGTACCTAAGGTTAAAGAAACAGCAAAAATATTATTTAGCATCTATTTACTTATAACTGTTATTGAGATTATCCTTCTTATGTTTGCTGGGATGCCTTTCTATGACGCATTGGTACATACTTTTGGGACCGTAGGAACAGGAGGGTTTTCAAGTAAAAATCTCAGTATTGGTGGTTATAATAATATTATGGTGGAGATTATTATAACTGTTTTTATGCTTATGTGCGGCGCTAACTTTGGCCTTTATTATCATGCCTTAAAAGGCAATTTCAAAGTGCTCTTTAAGGATGAAGAATTTAAACTCTATGTGACTATTGTTACCATATCGATTATCGTTATTACACTTAATATATATGGTGAGGTATACCATACGGTAAAAGAGTCAGTACGCTATGCGGCCTTTCAAGTAGCATCTATTATTACGACTACGGGATATGCCACAGCAGATTTTGATACTTGGCCAGTGTTTAGCAAATTAATACTTTTATTTATTATGTTCATTGGAGGCTGTGCTGGATCTACTGGCGGCGGGATGAAGCATATTAGAATATTGTTATTATTTAAAGCAGCTAAAAGAAATTTTTTGAAGATTGTACATCCAAGAGCCGTAGATTCAGTTAGAATAGGCGGAAGAGCCGTAGATGAACAGGCCCTTTCAGAAGTACTTGGGTTTTTCTTTATTTACATTATTATCTTTTGCTGCGCTGTACTGATTGTAGCGCTGGATGGCAAAAGTATTGTGACAACACTCAGTTCTGTAGTAGCTACGATTGCAAATATTGGTCCAGGTCTGGAAATTGTAGGACCGGCAGGAAACTTTTCCAGTTTCTCAGTGTTAAGTAAAATAACCTTGTCATTTTGTATGATTATAGGCAGACTTGAAATTTATCCGATACTCTTACTGGTAATGCCTAAATTTTGGTCTAAATAA
- the trkA gene encoding Trk system potassium transporter TrkA has translation MKVIIIGAGKVGYTLAESLTNENKDVTVIDKYAQALQKVEDNLDVMGIKGNGVSANILLEAGVSGADLLIAVTGSDEVNMVCCLTAKKLGVGQTVARVRDPEYAYELSLIKEQLGLDFVINPEYTAAEEIANTLSFSSAINVERFASGRVRVVELKVTQGMNIIGKKIKEADKSSASSVLIGVIVRGEEVIVPHGEEVVQENDSIYVIGKMSRIYKFCKIYGKCPDKIRNVMIVGGGRITYYLYKLLKDMNMNIKIIEISRERCLELSDKLPNALVINSDGTEEDILLSENISHMDAFVAATGMDEHNLMSSLIAKRMGAKKIVTKISRTSYINIVRDMGLDSIIIPKLITTNQILKYARGTALQSLHRIVEGKVEILEFVVDDSSIFIDIPLKKLNISDNTVIATIVRKNEVVVPHGNDIIRKGDRIIVITMEKNIATLRELEVVAIGGNQDERRNGIKKFGDIINI, from the coding sequence ATGAAAGTTATAATAATTGGCGCAGGGAAAGTGGGATATACGCTTGCAGAAAGTTTAACAAATGAAAACAAAGATGTAACCGTTATCGATAAATATGCGCAAGCGCTTCAAAAAGTAGAAGATAATTTAGATGTAATGGGTATTAAAGGAAATGGTGTAAGCGCTAACATTCTTTTAGAAGCAGGTGTTTCAGGGGCTGACCTTCTTATTGCAGTTACAGGCAGTGATGAAGTAAATATGGTGTGTTGTCTGACGGCTAAAAAGCTTGGTGTAGGCCAGACAGTAGCCAGAGTAAGAGATCCTGAATATGCCTATGAGCTTTCGCTGATAAAAGAGCAATTAGGTCTTGATTTTGTTATTAATCCAGAATATACGGCAGCTGAAGAAATTGCAAATACACTTAGTTTTTCATCTGCAATTAATGTAGAGAGATTTGCAAGCGGTCGTGTAAGAGTGGTTGAATTAAAAGTTACCCAAGGTATGAATATTATAGGTAAAAAGATTAAAGAGGCAGATAAGTCTTCTGCATCATCTGTACTTATAGGTGTTATTGTGCGTGGTGAAGAGGTTATTGTACCCCATGGTGAAGAAGTTGTTCAGGAGAATGATAGTATATATGTTATAGGTAAAATGTCTAGGATTTATAAATTTTGCAAGATATATGGAAAATGCCCGGATAAAATTAGAAATGTCATGATCGTTGGCGGAGGCAGGATTACATACTACCTCTATAAGCTTTTAAAAGATATGAATATGAATATAAAGATTATAGAAATAAGTAGAGAAAGATGTCTGGAACTTTCAGATAAACTGCCCAACGCGCTTGTTATCAACAGTGATGGGACAGAAGAGGATATTCTTCTATCAGAAAATATAAGTCATATGGATGCCTTTGTGGCAGCTACCGGCATGGATGAACATAATCTTATGTCTTCACTGATTGCTAAACGCATGGGGGCAAAAAAGATTGTTACTAAAATAAGTCGAACAAGTTACATAAATATTGTACGGGATATGGGACTTGATAGTATTATTATTCCAAAGCTTATTACAACAAACCAGATTCTAAAATATGCAAGAGGGACAGCACTGCAGTCTTTGCATAGGATTGTAGAAGGTAAGGTGGAAATACTTGAATTTGTAGTAGATGATTCGAGTATATTTATAGATATACCCCTTAAGAAATTAAATATTTCTGATAATACGGTTATTGCTACCATCGTAAGAAAAAATGAAGTTGTTGTACCGCATGGTAATGATATTATTAGAAAAGGCGATAGGATTATCGTCATAACAATGGAAAAAAATATTGCAACTTTAAGAGAATTAGAAGTAGTTGCAATTGGAGGAAATCAAGATGAACGTCGCAATGGTATCAAAAAATTTGGGGACATTATTAATATTTGA
- a CDS encoding aldo/keto reductase: MLRRINPKNKEALSILGFGCMRLPTHGGSIDEPRAIAMIHEAIKKGVNYFDTAYIYHNGKSESLLGQALAGGYREQVKIATKLPPFMVKDLESAQKILLKQLEKLQTAYIDYYLLHMLTDKPMFDRLNALGIMTWLEALKEKGVIKNIGFSFHGSKTDFELIVKAYPWDFCQIQYNYMDENNQATKSGLQLAAKLGMPVIIMEPLRGGKLVTNLPEQVTKVFESYYQKRSPAEWALRWIWNHPEVSVLLSGMSDEAQLSENIRIASNAKANSLSAEELNIFEKVKAIILSKTKIPCTACGYCMPCPAGVDIPGCFSCYNDKYLLKDRLVRFRYLQTLGALSVKPANASQCTACGKCESHCPQAIAIRQQLKRVSRELEGVLYKPIVGIVRRILNVK, encoded by the coding sequence ATGCTAAGAAGAATTAATCCGAAAAATAAAGAGGCGCTGTCTATATTAGGTTTTGGCTGTATGAGGCTGCCTACTCATGGTGGCAGCATTGATGAACCCAGAGCCATTGCCATGATCCATGAAGCGATAAAAAAGGGTGTTAATTACTTTGATACCGCGTATATTTATCACAATGGAAAGAGTGAATCGCTGCTGGGGCAGGCCTTAGCTGGGGGTTATCGGGAGCAGGTAAAGATTGCAACTAAATTACCGCCATTTATGGTGAAAGATCTAGAAAGTGCACAAAAAATTTTGCTTAAACAACTTGAAAAACTACAGACAGCGTATATTGATTATTATCTTTTGCATATGCTGACAGATAAACCAATGTTTGATCGACTTAATGCATTAGGTATTATGACGTGGCTTGAAGCTTTAAAAGAAAAAGGTGTAATCAAAAATATTGGGTTTTCATTTCATGGCAGTAAGACAGATTTTGAATTAATTGTTAAGGCTTATCCTTGGGACTTTTGTCAAATACAGTATAACTACATGGACGAAAATAATCAGGCGACAAAATCAGGCTTACAATTAGCAGCTAAGCTTGGCATGCCTGTTATTATTATGGAGCCACTGCGCGGCGGCAAGCTGGTTACGAATTTGCCTGAACAAGTGACGAAAGTCTTTGAAAGTTATTATCAAAAACGTTCCCCGGCAGAATGGGCATTGCGCTGGATATGGAATCATCCAGAGGTGAGCGTTTTACTATCCGGTATGAGTGATGAGGCACAACTTTCTGAGAATATACGTATTGCAAGTAATGCTAAGGCCAATTCTCTCTCAGCTGAAGAACTTAATATTTTTGAAAAAGTAAAGGCTATTATATTGTCAAAAACAAAAATTCCATGTACAGCTTGTGGTTACTGTATGCCTTGTCCTGCAGGTGTAGATATTCCAGGATGCTTTTCTTGCTATAATGATAAATATCTTTTAAAAGATAGATTAGTACGCTTTCGCTATCTCCAGACTTTAGGAGCACTATCAGTAAAACCAGCTAATGCTTCACAATGTACAGCATGTGGTAAATGTGAAAGTCATTGTCCTCAAGCTATAGCTATACGGCAGCAATTAAAACGGGTAAGCCGGGAACTAGAGGGCGTGTTATACAAACCTATTGTAGGGATAGTCAGACGTATTTTAAATGTAAAATAA
- a CDS encoding bifunctional diguanylate cyclase/phosphohydrolase, with amino-acid sequence MNQLKDNQLKDNKRNQISDIVSVVKICAFLFIAVIFFKYYYTDERLSSHTTYANYSFTSLGIVIFLLLFAYGIWKFSTSKKIDIKYDKYLQIVEDGLFILLFSLVILLTGAPDSQYKYLFLFIIITATIQEGIERGILVACISSTIILGMDLIMLADMAVNPYFEDDLILSGIFILTAWPLGYYVKIEREHIKELENMVHKDGLTGVYNHRFFCDALRQQVINSEKQQQPISMLFIDIDYFKEYNDLHGHQKGDEALRAIGNLLRASVKPGEIVARYGGEEFAVLLPHTEEEQAIQIAEAIRSKVEQTYFYGQENQPNSNLTVSLGISTYPTKARNDIELIKSADDALYRAKFFNRNRVETYSSILDDLKKEIDEKDVELITSVKTLISVINAKDRYTYAHTEKVVMYSRLLAEHLKLTEEDKKTLIYGAYMHDIGKINITKQLLNKKMPLSDEEWEILKQHPAEGVEIIKPVISLRSIMPLIYHHHERYDGKGYPLGLKGEEIPFLARVLTVVDSFDAMTSNRPYNKRKTYEEGIEELRRCSGVQFDPDITEAFIEVIKTSKDHFDNLI; translated from the coding sequence ATGAATCAACTTAAAGATAATCAACTTAAAGATAATAAACGAAATCAAATAAGTGATATAGTATCAGTGGTAAAGATATGCGCCTTTTTATTTATAGCCGTAATCTTTTTTAAATATTACTATACTGATGAGCGATTGAGTAGCCATACTACATATGCTAATTATAGTTTTACCTCCTTAGGAATCGTGATTTTCTTATTGCTATTTGCATATGGTATTTGGAAATTTTCAACATCTAAAAAAATAGATATTAAATATGACAAATATTTACAAATTGTCGAAGATGGATTATTTATTTTACTATTTTCATTAGTTATATTATTGACAGGAGCTCCAGACAGCCAATATAAATATTTATTTTTATTTATTATTATCACAGCAACAATACAAGAAGGAATTGAACGTGGCATTCTTGTAGCGTGTATTTCTTCAACAATCATTTTAGGTATGGATCTGATCATGTTAGCTGATATGGCAGTTAATCCTTATTTTGAGGATGATCTTATCTTAAGCGGAATTTTTATCCTTACAGCATGGCCATTAGGCTATTATGTAAAAATTGAAAGAGAACATATTAAAGAACTTGAAAACATGGTACATAAAGATGGGCTGACAGGGGTCTATAATCATAGATTTTTTTGTGATGCTTTAAGACAACAAGTGATTAACAGCGAAAAACAGCAGCAGCCGATCTCAATGCTCTTTATTGATATAGATTATTTTAAAGAATATAATGATTTACATGGACACCAAAAGGGTGATGAGGCACTCCGTGCTATAGGCAATCTGCTGAGGGCTAGTGTGAAGCCTGGTGAAATAGTTGCTAGATATGGCGGAGAAGAGTTTGCAGTATTGTTGCCTCATACAGAAGAAGAGCAAGCTATTCAAATAGCAGAAGCAATAAGAAGTAAGGTAGAACAAACATATTTTTATGGTCAAGAGAATCAACCAAATAGCAATTTAACCGTTTCGCTTGGGATATCAACATACCCAACTAAAGCTAGAAATGATATAGAACTCATTAAAAGCGCTGATGATGCGCTTTATCGTGCTAAGTTTTTTAATCGTAATCGTGTAGAGACCTATAGTTCTATTTTAGATGATTTAAAGAAAGAGATCGATGAAAAAGACGTGGAGCTCATTACTTCAGTTAAGACACTAATAAGTGTCATTAATGCGAAAGATCGCTATACGTATGCGCATACCGAAAAAGTAGTAATGTACAGCCGTCTCTTAGCAGAACATCTTAAGCTTACAGAAGAAGATAAAAAGACACTTATTTATGGTGCCTATATGCATGATATAGGTAAAATCAATATTACAAAACAATTACTCAATAAAAAAATGCCCCTAAGTGATGAGGAATGGGAGATCTTAAAACAACATCCCGCAGAAGGCGTTGAGATTATTAAACCTGTTATCTCTTTGCGGAGTATTATGCCGCTTATCTATCATCATCATGAACGCTATGATGGCAAGGGATACCCTCTTGGGCTTAAAGGAGAAGAAATTCCTTTTCTTGCCCGCGTACTTACAGTAGTGGACAGTTTTGATGCTATGACGTCTAATAGACCTTATAATAAGCGAAAGACTTATGAGGAGGGAATAGAAGAACTAAGACGTTGCAGCGGGGTTCAATTTGATCCGGATATTACGGAAGCTTTTATAGAAGTTATTAAAACATCTAAAGATCATTTCGATAACTTAATATAA